One window of Papaver somniferum cultivar HN1 chromosome 9, ASM357369v1, whole genome shotgun sequence genomic DNA carries:
- the LOC113309240 gene encoding protein FAR1-RELATED SEQUENCE 6-like isoform X2, whose product MIYVDATFLTGRFRGCLMAATGINAENGFFPLAMALVPAEDNDNWEWFMRNLSNVVDHDQRPITFLSDRAEGLKRSIPVIFSGSFHSFCYYHLKMNLPINASDERFGAVIDAFHAAVYALSPEGFQNAIATIMGLGCGWVANYIEDIPPERWSNAFFQGCRYGRTSSTLAESFNSWMKVHKKLPANALLDQIRKDVMRMMSERRSTGKSFITVLTPKNEVKMKALIDEGLTWMVIQSDTHVYEVEGGESSHCVNLELKTCTCQRWRVYEFPCVHAFASITMSGSNPYDFVEPYFTTSYFNNTYNHAIHPIRNYNMPEVYEGNQIIDVPDVRRPPGRPPANRHLSSYEKPPRRSIRCGYHNKQTCTKPTCYKKPLKQPKGS is encoded by the exons ATGatttatgtcgatgctacctttcttacagggagatttagaggatgcctcatggctgcaaccggtatcaatgctgaaaatg GGTTCTTTCCACTAGCCATGGCCCTAGTACCTgctgaagataatgataactgggaatggttcatgaggaatttgagtaatgttgttgatcatgatcaaaggccaatcacatttttatccgatcgtgcagaaggattaaagagatCGATTCCAGTTATTTTCTCTGGAtccttccatagtttctgctattatcatcttaagatgaacttacctattaatgcttCTGACGAAAGGTTTGGTGCCGTTATTGATGCATTTCATGCTGCTGTATATGCTCTTAGTCCTGAAGGCTTCCAAAATGCCATTGCTACGATTAtgggtcttggttgtggttgggttgcaAACTATATTGAAGATATACCTCCCGAGAGATGGTCAAATGCCTTTTTTCAGGGTTGTAGGTATGGaaggacatcttctactcttgctgaatccttcaatagttggatgaaggtacatAAGAAGCTCCCTGCTaatgctcttctggatcagataaggaaggatgtgatgaggaTGATGTCAGAAAGGAGAAGTACCGGTAAAAGTTTCATAACAGttctcacaccgaagaatgaagtaaagatgaaggctcttattgatgagggtttaacctggatggttatacagtccgatactcatgtttatgaagtggaggGCGGGGAGAGTTCTCATTGTGTTAACCTTGAGCTAAagacatgtacctgtcagaggtggcgcgtctatgagtttccatgtgtgcatgcttttgCTTCGATAACAATGTCaggttctaatccatatgattttgttgaaccttatttcactacttcatacttcaataataCCTACAACCATGCCATTCATCCTATTCGAAACTACAACATGCCcgaagtttatgaaggtaatcAGATTATCGATGTgcctgatgttaggaggccgcctGGGAGACCACCAGCTAATAGACATTTGAGCAGTTACGAGAAGCCGCCAAGGAGATCTATTCGATGTGGTTATCACAACAAGCAAACTTGCACAAAGCCTACCTGCTACAAGAAGCCGCTGAagcagcctaagggaagttaa
- the LOC113309240 gene encoding serine/threonine-protein kinase GRIK2-like isoform X1, with the protein MLYKTSGFSRLTQMGCCSCFGFTKKTRKLKPFSVAASLCSQEFLLNGNLEDSDTDLYNGIHGSYGVLPSTAKASENILSRRAQNGMICRGVPVKETHQLIRSEDENGDKMVNEYVRVCKIGSGSYGKVVLYRSISDGKQYAIKAFHKSHLLKLRVAPSETAMTDVLREVSIMKMLEHPNIVNLVEVIDDSNMDNFYMVLEYVESKWVCQDSDPPKGLDETTARRYLRGIVAGVMYLHSHNVIHGDIKPDNLLITSSGAVKIGDFSVSQVFEDGKDELRRSPGTPVFTAPECCSGVSYHGKASDTWAVGVTLYCMILGRYPFLGETLQDTYDKIVNNPINIPESIDLQLKNLLEQLLCKDPNERITLEAVAHHPWVIQEEGLIPEYVCLCKRRKFSKGSSGF; encoded by the exons ATGCTTTACAAGACTAGTGGCTTCTCGAGGTTGACACAAATGGGATGCTGTAGTTGCTttggatttacaaagaaaaccaGAAAATTGAAGCCATTTTCTGTTGCTGCTAGTTTGTGTTCTCAAGAATTTTTGTTGAATGGTAATTTGGAAGACTCGGATACTGATTTGTATAACGGTATACATGGAAGTTATGGCGTATTGCCTAGCACTGCAAAAGCTTCTGAAAATATTCTCTCGCGTAGAGCTCAAAATGGAATGATATGCAGAGGAGTTCCAGTGAAGGAGACTCATCAGCTTATCCGGTCAGAG GATGAAAACGGGGACAAAATGGTGAATGAGTATGTTCGAGTGTGTAAGATCGGCTCTGGAAGCTACGGAAAAGTG GTTCTTTACAGAAGCATTAGCGATGGAAAGCAATATGCAATTAAG GCTTTTCACAAGTCTCATTTGTTAAAGTTGCGAGTAGCACCTTCAGAAACTGCCATGACTGATGTTCTTCGGGAG GTTTCAATCATGAAAATGTTGGAGCATCCAAACATAGTCAATCTTGTTGAGGTGATTGATGACTCCAACATGGACAATTTCTACATGG TTCTTGAATATGTAGAAAGCAAGTGGGTCTGTCAGGATTCTGATCCACCAAAAGGATTGGATGAAACCACTGCTAGAAGATACCTTAGGGGGATCGTTGCTGGTGTCATGTATCTTCATTCTCAT AATGTAATACATGGAGACATTAAACCTGATAACCTTTTGATTACAAGCTCTGGTGCAGTAAAGATTGGAGATTTCAGTGTCAGCCAGGTCTTTGAG GATGGTAAAGATGAGCTCCGGCGGTCTCCTGGAACACCCGTTTTTACTGCCCCTGAGTGTTGTTCAG GTGTAAGCTACCATGGTAAAGCCTCAGATACATGGGCTGTGGGTGTCACTCTATACTGTATGATCCTGGGACGATACCCTTTTCTTGGAGAAACTTTACAGGATACATATGACAAG ATCGTTAATAACCCAATAAATATACCTGAGTCCATCGATTTGCAGCTGAAAAACTTACTAGAACAACTTCTCTGCAAAG ATCCAAATGAGCGGATCACTTTGGAGGCCGTGGCTCATCATCCTTGGGTTATTCAAGAAGAAGGCTTGATCCCCGAGTATGTGTGTCTCTGCAAGCGTAGAAAATTCTCAAAAGGGTCTAGtgggttttag